One Vibrio pomeroyi genomic region harbors:
- a CDS encoding GGDEF domain-containing protein, translated as MKKLLSLAVIKVVVLALAAIVLTVNIYSVTRINDINKSFSSRQNEATWFVFQLVKEYANFLMVSRSDKINYDELWLAYDITWSRFDILINSTESSNFIRSANFKPYFTAEFDKFKSLESSIKLVNQGALPKESLQKKIDICYNTLVDFINEKFRLQSPVIEENTTMVDKLVMMHRISSVFLVLLLLVTGAIFYVDFSIKRKLYTTDFITGFRNRVSLMKFVKNNYPKDNNFDLYFVRIRNLSEINQKYGPEYGDLVVSSAAKSLTSKIPDSTISFRSSGSQFLFFIPEHLYASDEIHEKFNEVLSDYISAGNLELMIDAVVRHKKNISSKDMMELLTTIQG; from the coding sequence ATGAAAAAGCTGTTGTCACTGGCTGTGATTAAAGTCGTCGTGCTAGCTTTGGCGGCGATTGTTCTGACCGTAAATATTTATAGTGTTACCCGAATTAACGATATCAATAAGAGTTTTTCTAGCCGTCAAAATGAGGCGACATGGTTTGTTTTTCAGTTGGTAAAGGAGTACGCCAATTTCTTAATGGTCAGTCGCTCAGATAAGATCAATTATGACGAACTGTGGTTAGCTTATGATATTACGTGGAGCCGATTTGATATTCTGATTAATAGCACTGAGTCTTCCAATTTCATTCGCTCAGCTAACTTCAAACCTTATTTTACGGCTGAATTTGACAAGTTTAAGTCGTTAGAATCCTCAATTAAGTTGGTGAATCAAGGCGCCTTGCCTAAAGAATCACTGCAGAAGAAAATTGATATCTGCTACAACACACTGGTCGATTTTATTAACGAAAAGTTTCGACTCCAAAGCCCGGTTATTGAAGAAAATACCACAATGGTCGACAAGTTGGTGATGATGCATCGGATAAGCAGTGTATTTCTGGTGTTGCTACTGCTTGTGACAGGTGCGATTTTTTACGTCGATTTCTCAATCAAAAGAAAGCTTTACACGACAGACTTCATTACTGGCTTTCGAAACCGTGTTTCTTTAATGAAGTTTGTGAAAAACAATTACCCCAAAGACAACAACTTTGATTTGTACTTTGTACGAATCAGAAATCTAAGTGAAATTAACCAGAAATATGGCCCTGAATACGGAGACTTAGTGGTGAGTTCAGCGGCGAAATCGCTCACGTCTAAGATCCCAGATAGCACGATTTCATTCCGAAGCAGCGGTAGCCAATTCTTGTTCTTCATCCCCGAGCATTTGTACGCGAGTGATGAGATTCATGAGAAGTTTAATGAAGTGTTGAGTGATTACATCTCGGCGGGCAATTTAGAGCTCATGATAGACGCTGTCGTACGTCACAAGAAGAATATAAGCTCAAAGGATATGATGGAGCTACTTACTACGATACAAGGCTAA
- a CDS encoding c-type cytochrome, with protein sequence MSLNKRRFNPMTALSTLVMTLVMFPVSADVNKEQFELGKQKAKVCMTCHGVDGISTQDPYPNLRGQKVGYLISSLKDYQTRERTSGLAILMQQQADTLSDQDIRDISYFYSMLGNDSSSLGDSNEVSE encoded by the coding sequence ATGAGTTTAAATAAGCGAAGATTTAACCCCATGACGGCACTTTCTACCTTAGTAATGACGCTGGTCATGTTTCCTGTTTCTGCTGACGTTAACAAAGAGCAATTCGAATTGGGTAAGCAGAAAGCCAAGGTGTGTATGACTTGTCATGGCGTTGATGGTATCTCAACACAAGATCCCTACCCGAACCTTCGCGGTCAAAAAGTGGGATACCTGATCTCGTCACTGAAAGATTATCAGACACGTGAAAGAACCAGTGGTTTGGCGATTCTCATGCAGCAACAGGCCGACACGCTTTCAGACCAAGATATCCGTGATATTTCCTATTTCTATTCAATGCTGGGCAATGATTCAAGCTCGCTCGGCGATTCAAACGAAGTCAGCGAATAA
- the ccoN gene encoding cytochrome-c oxidase, cbb3-type subunit I — protein sequence MEQVTTQYSIKVVKYFIVASLVWAIVGMIIGVILAAQLYWPVLNFDSQYFQFGRLRPLHTSGVIYGFVVNILMGTSLYIAQRTGHCDLFNKSLSWMVFWGWQFILLLAVISLPAGHTTSKEYAELEWPIDLMIVLVWVLYAVLFFGTLAKRKVSHIFVANWFFAAFIIVVAMIFIVNNLAIPVLAMKSYSVFAGAQDAIVQWWWGHNAVGFLLTAGIIGMNYYFIPKAADRPIYSYRLSVIHFWGLVGFYTWAGTHHLVYSSVPIWIQNIGIVMSLILWLPSWAGAFNSAMTLLQNKEKLKSDYILLFFFSAILYYCLATFEGPLLAIRWFNMVAHNTEWIIGHVHSAALGWVGMSGIAVFYYFIPRLWGQTALWSPRLIKWHFWLAHAGVALYAIALWVAGIGEGYMWLAQNENGELIYSFVEAMDFKAPWLFLRFFGGALFVLGLFLMAFNLYKTVRMPAVHDAKHTVNEGA from the coding sequence ATGGAACAAGTGACAACGCAATACAGCATTAAGGTCGTGAAGTACTTCATCGTCGCATCCTTAGTGTGGGCGATTGTAGGTATGATCATCGGCGTGATTCTCGCCGCGCAATTATATTGGCCAGTCTTAAACTTCGATTCCCAATATTTCCAATTTGGTCGACTGCGCCCGCTACATACCTCTGGTGTGATATACGGCTTCGTCGTAAATATTTTAATGGGTACTTCTTTGTATATAGCCCAGCGAACTGGCCACTGTGATTTGTTCAACAAAAGCCTTTCATGGATGGTGTTTTGGGGCTGGCAATTCATTCTGTTACTTGCGGTCATTTCCCTCCCCGCAGGCCACACCACCTCAAAAGAGTATGCAGAGCTTGAATGGCCAATCGACTTAATGATTGTGCTGGTTTGGGTGCTTTATGCGGTGTTGTTCTTTGGCACGCTTGCTAAGCGGAAGGTCAGCCATATCTTCGTGGCAAACTGGTTCTTTGCTGCTTTCATCATCGTCGTTGCCATGATTTTCATCGTCAACAACCTTGCGATACCAGTTTTAGCGATGAAGTCTTACTCTGTATTTGCGGGCGCTCAAGATGCGATCGTTCAGTGGTGGTGGGGACATAATGCCGTCGGCTTCCTACTGACTGCGGGTATCATTGGTATGAATTACTATTTCATACCTAAAGCGGCGGATAGACCTATCTATTCATACCGCTTGTCTGTGATCCATTTCTGGGGTTTGGTCGGCTTCTACACATGGGCCGGGACACACCATCTCGTTTACTCTTCCGTTCCGATCTGGATTCAGAATATCGGCATCGTAATGTCGCTGATCCTTTGGCTCCCTTCGTGGGCCGGTGCATTCAATAGCGCAATGACGCTGCTTCAAAACAAAGAAAAGCTGAAGTCCGACTACATTCTTTTATTCTTTTTCTCAGCGATTCTTTACTACTGCTTGGCGACATTCGAAGGTCCGCTGCTTGCCATCCGCTGGTTCAACATGGTCGCACATAACACCGAATGGATTATCGGTCACGTACATTCCGCAGCACTTGGCTGGGTTGGGATGTCAGGGATAGCGGTCTTTTACTACTTCATTCCACGCTTGTGGGGCCAAACCGCTCTTTGGTCGCCACGGCTAATTAAATGGCACTTCTGGCTCGCCCATGCCGGCGTCGCTCTCTATGCGATAGCACTTTGGGTCGCAGGCATCGGTGAAGGTTATATGTGGCTCGCTCAAAATGAAAACGGCGAACTGATTTACAGTTTTGTAGAGGCAATGGACTTCAAAGCACCTTGGTTGTTCTTACGATTCTTTGGTGGCGCGCTGTTCGTCCTCGGATTGTTCTTAATGGCGTTCAACTTGTACAAAACGGTTCGTATGCCCGCCGTACACGACGCTAAACACACCGTTAATGAGGGGGCTTAA
- a CDS encoding cbb3-type cytochrome c oxidase subunit II translates to MMSKDFTHSIVILILTTVVVASFSLLVWVVPSIVRGDDIAKGSLAMPLTPIELAGRDIYISEGCHVCHTQMVRPLEPEVKRNGRPNKEADDIYEFPNLWGSKRTGPDLTNLGRKYSDQWHVIHLVNPRRVVPTSIMPSYPWLFEQTLTGDDISAKMEALRTLGVPYTDKEIGDARLQIRGKTKGEALIRYLQSLGKDTSQEVSQ, encoded by the coding sequence ATGATGAGTAAAGACTTTACACATTCAATCGTCATTTTGATTTTGACTACCGTTGTTGTCGCCTCCTTCTCTTTATTGGTTTGGGTAGTGCCAAGTATCGTCCGTGGAGATGATATAGCCAAAGGCAGCTTAGCGATGCCGCTCACACCTATTGAGTTAGCAGGGCGAGACATATACATCAGTGAAGGCTGCCATGTTTGTCACACTCAAATGGTTCGTCCTCTCGAACCAGAAGTGAAACGTAATGGTCGCCCGAATAAAGAAGCGGATGATATCTATGAGTTTCCTAACTTGTGGGGTTCAAAACGTACGGGTCCTGACCTAACAAACCTAGGCCGAAAATATTCTGACCAATGGCATGTCATTCACCTCGTGAACCCGCGCAGAGTTGTACCTACCTCTATAATGCCCTCTTACCCGTGGTTATTTGAGCAAACGCTAACTGGGGATGATATCAGCGCCAAAATGGAAGCCTTACGTACGTTAGGCGTGCCTTATACCGACAAAGAGATTGGCGATGCGAGATTGCAAATAAGAGGTAAAACCAAAGGTGAAGCGCTAATTCGTTACCTGCAAAGCCTTGGTAAAGATACGTCACAGGAGGTATCACAATGA
- a CDS encoding c-type cytochrome, which yields MSTFWNLWAVLLTLIFFVLMVSVVVKYWRSNHKADHDHTIGTFDGIEEKDAPPPKLLFVSYAVAFLLSAGYLVLYPGLGEWEGLVDWEQSDDKLSSPSTTLNEQFAQTSETTLEGLAAIPEIVNSGQILFQTHCAACHRDNAQGQKHFPNLIDQDWLYGGSDEAVIHSIVKGRNGAMPGWSEIMRPDEVAKVSYYLASLNQRHTDVPEVKVELGKTLFVKYCSSCHADGTVANPAIGVPDLSDDTWLHGGSIEEIQHTINYGLNNLMPAFDSQLTENEILALGAYIRHAGEVEQQKLASLKAESVERGEYLAHAGDCVACHSAEGGEPFAGGLPFVTPFGTVYSTNITPHTTEGIGTYDFDDFRAALVDGKGKNGYLYPAMPYTSYQYLTDQDMVDLWEYMQSITAVPRRNDDNSMMFPSNIRLGLLGWNIVFMDTDPVDYQVPEELTDKVDNVEKWQQGKYWVAGLGHCSECHTPRNIAQALIPERIFQGNLIDGWNAPDITANELYIDGWDEATLTDFLHTGHSDKGTAFAGMADVVKNSLSLMTREDIESMSYYLLSGDINNTISSDAVPLQPKGFDEESYAAEIYTTYRQTCGACHGDDGKGRDPIAPTLLNNGIIMHSDPFNTIAVTVRGLQPTYLDKDRNFMPMASFEDVLSDQRLAELITFVRLHLGDRQEPVTAEHVREVRETLEAAGYAGGLHTTPDMYDRRDNTINIR from the coding sequence ATGAGCACTTTTTGGAATTTATGGGCGGTACTATTAACCTTAATATTCTTTGTTCTGATGGTATCGGTTGTCGTTAAATATTGGCGAAGCAATCACAAGGCCGATCATGACCACACCATCGGCACCTTTGATGGCATTGAAGAGAAAGACGCACCACCACCTAAACTGCTCTTTGTCAGTTATGCGGTCGCGTTCTTACTCTCTGCAGGTTACTTGGTGCTCTACCCCGGACTTGGTGAATGGGAAGGCTTGGTCGATTGGGAACAGAGCGATGATAAGCTCAGTTCACCATCCACCACTCTCAATGAGCAATTTGCACAAACCAGTGAAACCACGTTAGAGGGATTAGCTGCCATTCCTGAGATCGTTAACAGCGGTCAAATCCTGTTTCAAACTCACTGTGCAGCGTGTCACCGAGACAATGCACAAGGCCAGAAACACTTCCCTAACCTTATCGACCAAGACTGGTTATACGGCGGCAGTGATGAGGCTGTGATCCATTCCATTGTCAAAGGGCGAAATGGTGCGATGCCAGGATGGAGCGAAATCATGCGTCCTGATGAAGTGGCAAAGGTTTCTTACTATTTAGCGTCTCTTAACCAGCGTCATACCGATGTGCCTGAGGTTAAAGTCGAACTCGGTAAAACCTTATTCGTCAAATATTGCTCGTCTTGTCATGCCGATGGTACGGTCGCCAACCCGGCGATTGGGGTACCCGACCTTTCCGATGATACTTGGCTACACGGCGGCAGTATTGAAGAGATTCAACACACCATAAATTATGGTTTGAACAATCTTATGCCCGCATTTGATAGTCAACTGACCGAAAACGAGATACTCGCACTCGGCGCCTACATTCGACATGCAGGTGAAGTTGAACAACAAAAACTGGCCAGCCTGAAAGCAGAATCTGTTGAACGCGGGGAATACTTAGCGCATGCCGGTGACTGCGTGGCTTGTCACAGTGCAGAAGGTGGTGAACCCTTTGCTGGCGGCTTACCGTTCGTGACCCCTTTCGGCACCGTGTATTCAACCAATATTACGCCTCATACTACCGAAGGTATCGGGACCTATGACTTTGATGATTTCAGAGCTGCGCTAGTCGATGGTAAAGGTAAGAACGGTTACTTGTACCCTGCAATGCCCTACACCTCTTATCAATATCTGACTGACCAAGACATGGTCGACTTGTGGGAATACATGCAGTCGATTACCGCTGTCCCTCGACGCAATGACGACAACAGCATGATGTTCCCATCGAATATTCGCCTAGGGCTGCTTGGCTGGAATATTGTGTTCATGGACACCGACCCAGTCGATTATCAAGTGCCAGAGGAACTCACAGACAAGGTCGATAATGTTGAGAAATGGCAACAAGGTAAATACTGGGTTGCGGGTCTTGGTCACTGTTCTGAGTGCCACACACCAAGAAATATTGCCCAAGCCCTGATACCAGAACGTATTTTCCAAGGTAACTTGATTGATGGTTGGAATGCGCCTGATATCACAGCCAATGAGCTTTATATCGATGGTTGGGATGAAGCAACACTCACCGACTTCTTACACACAGGTCATTCTGACAAAGGCACCGCTTTTGCAGGGATGGCAGATGTAGTGAAAAACAGCCTGAGTTTGATGACTCGTGAAGATATCGAGTCAATGTCCTACTACTTGCTGAGCGGTGACATCAACAATACCATTAGCAGCGATGCCGTGCCGTTGCAGCCTAAAGGATTTGATGAAGAGTCTTATGCAGCTGAAATCTACACCACTTATCGTCAGACGTGTGGAGCATGTCATGGAGACGACGGTAAAGGACGCGATCCTATCGCCCCTACTCTGTTGAATAACGGCATCATCATGCACAGTGATCCATTCAACACCATTGCAGTAACGGTGCGCGGTCTACAACCGACCTATCTCGACAAGGATAGAAACTTCATGCCAATGGCAAGCTTTGAAGATGTGCTATCGGATCAGAGGTTGGCTGAGTTGATCACCTTCGTACGATTGCACCTTGGAGACAGGCAAGAGCCGGTAACCGCAGAGCATGTTCGAGAAGTAAGAGAGACGCTTGAAGCCGCTGGTTATGCAGGTGGCTTACATACCACGCCAGACATGTATGACCGTAGAGATAACACCATCAACATCAGATAA
- a CDS encoding PAS factor family protein: MDTTTLIYDTLEGLSSAKPQQHAQIRQNLYNQLDLSFEKQLALYSSVLGPASAGRLTDLDSAVMSARKIVGLENS; encoded by the coding sequence ATGGATACAACTACACTCATCTACGATACGTTGGAAGGCCTGTCGAGCGCAAAGCCACAGCAACACGCTCAAATCCGCCAAAATCTATATAACCAATTAGATTTATCATTTGAGAAGCAGTTGGCTTTGTATTCATCAGTTCTTGGTCCAGCGAGTGCTGGTAGATTGACCGATTTGGATAGTGCAGTCATGTCTGCACGCAAGATTGTTGGTTTAGAAAACAGCTAA